CGCCCCTATGTGCGCTCGCCCAACATTCAGTTGCGTCTGCGTCGCCCTGGCGCTGGCGCTGTGCCTGGCCGGCGGCCGCGCCCGCGGAAGTCCCGGCTACGAGGTCTACTCCGTTCAGCCGGGGGAGACCCTCGCCGGTATCGCCCAGAAGTTCGGCGTCAGCGAGTCCGCCATCGCCGAATTCAA
Above is a window of Armatimonadota bacterium DNA encoding:
- a CDS encoding LysM domain-containing protein, whose protein sequence is MWNNRASVIANAPMCARPTFSCVCVALALALCLAGGRARGSPGYEVYSVQPGETLAGIAQKFGVSESAIAEF